The following nucleotide sequence is from Elusimicrobiota bacterium.
GCACGGCTTACGCGAGCCTCGCGGAAGCGCAGAAGGCCGGCGCCGCCACCATCAACTACGGCATGTTCCTGAACACCGTGATCAACTTCCTGATAGTGGCCGGGGCCATCTTCCTGCTGATCAGCCAGATCAAGAAGCTGGAATCCAAGTTCGAGAAACCCGCTCCGGCGGCCGCGCCTTCCACCAAAGAATGCCCGCTCTGCCTTTCCGTCATACCGCTTAAGGCCGTTAAGTGCGCCCACTGCGCCTCGGACCTCAAATAAAGGAAACTAAAATGAAGAACAACATAAAACTAGAAGTCTGCTGAATAAGTGCAAAGGAGCTAAACACAATGAACAAAGTAACAAGGACCGGCATAGGCCTGGCGGCGGTGCTGGCGGCCGTCGCGATAGGGACTTTCTCCGGCTGCGGCAAGAAAGAAGGCTATTCTGCCGAGATGCAGGCGAAAATAGACGAGATGCAGAAGATCACCGACGAGATGGGCACCGTTGAAACGAATCTGAAGACGTTCGACGAACTCGACTTCAAGGTCTTCAGCGGCCAGCAATGGGCGCGGCTGCACGAGAGCCACTCCAAGGACGTGGTGGTAAATTGGCCTGACGGGCACCACACCAACGGCATTGACAAGCATATAGAGGACCTGAAGGCGCTGTTCGTCTACGCGCCCGACACCCGCATAGTGGAGCACCCGATCCGCTTCGGCAGCAAGGAATGGACCTGCGTGACCGGCTTTATGCTGGGCACGTTCACCAAGCCGATGCCCATAGGCGGCGGCAAGTTCATCCCGCCCACCGGCAAGAAGTTTAATGTCCCGATGTGCACCGTGGGGCACTGGGTCAACGGCGTAATGACCGAGGAGTGGCTGTACTGGGACAACGCCACTTACATGA
It contains:
- the mscL gene encoding large-conductance mechanosensitive channel protein MscL codes for the protein MLKNFKEFIMRGNVVDMAVGVIIGGAFGKIVTSLVGDVLMPPIGRLTGGVDFSSLYINLSGTAYASLAEAQKAGAATINYGMFLNTVINFLIVAGAIFLLISQIKKLESKFEKPAPAAAPSTKECPLCLSVIPLKAVKCAHCASDLK
- a CDS encoding ester cyclase, whose protein sequence is MNKVTRTGIGLAAVLAAVAIGTFSGCGKKEGYSAEMQAKIDEMQKITDEMGTVETNLKTFDELDFKVFSGQQWARLHESHSKDVVVNWPDGHHTNGIDKHIEDLKALFVYAPDTRIVEHPIRFGSKEWTCVTGFMLGTFTKPMPIGGGKFIPPTGKKFNVPMCTVGHWVNGVMTEEWLYWDNATYMKQIGLGK